Within Macaca nemestrina isolate mMacNem1 chromosome X, mMacNem.hap1, whole genome shotgun sequence, the genomic segment AAAGGGAGTCTGCTTGACTTCTCTTTGAGAACGGCTGACTGAATACCTACTACAGTTGACATTCACTTAGCCCCACCCTCTCTTACACCTACAAACTCATACTGAGAGCCTTCACAGAATACAAGGGGCATccaatatcttttctttttaaaaatttttatatttccttgcCGCTCCAGCTCAAAGGAATACCTAATaccttttaaagaaacaaaatgtataaaacttaTTCAGTCtttcatatgattttattttcttccttcaacCATAATAATATGATATCCAAACTTCGTCTTAACCGGCGGGTCTGTAAACACAGGCTTATCCATCCCACTTACAGGCAAGGCAAATGCTGCTTCTTGAAATGGTCCCACCATGGACCCTCTGGTCATCCAACCCAAGTCGCCCTGAAAAACCCAAAAGATTAAGTGATATCAAGTGGCCCTGAAGAGGGAACAGTTCTACTGTAGCTTGAGAGAATTTCCCAACATTTTGCTAAGGTTATGAGGTATATTCCTAAGAGCAATACAGGAATAGGCTCAATAAGGACAAATAGGTAGAAGAAGTCTAACTCTAGACTGAACACATAAGTACTCTCAACACTGCTGGACTTTGAAGTTAGCTGTGCAAGTATGGTCATGCCTAGGTTTTGACATAGGTGATCCTTATTCTACTATTCACAAGTTGGACATTTCTGCTTTTGAGATCTTTAAACCAAAATATGGCTACAACTAATGGTTGAACAAAAGAATGATCCCTACTTCTGTATTTCTTCTGTGGAGGATGGagacttttattttatcttattttattttattatttgtcatttttactttgCTTTCTTACCCtgagagaaaattataaataataagagCAACGTACTCCTTGCCTGGCTTTATCTTCACTATACTGTGAGGCCACTTCATTGAATCTCATCCCAGACTTTAACTTTTCCATGGCTTCCatgattttgccatgtttttcaCATAGAATGTGTCTGACCTGCAAGGAAAAAAGTACATTCATGTAATACTTGGAGACCCAAATGACTCCTTAAAGTACAGCGGTTACAGTTGGATTACCCCCAccagttaaaacacacacacacattagttCATAGCAAGTAAAAATCCTGGAAATTTGCCCAGGACAACAACCACAATCCCATTCCCCATATTAAGATAATGTCTCAGAGTCCTGATTTAGATCGAAAAATAGGCATCTGGCTGTGGGAAgctcccatctttttttttttttttttttttttgagatggagtcttgccttgtcacccaggctggagtgcagtggcatgatctcggctcactgcaacctccgcctcccgggttcaagcaattctgtctcagcctcccgagtagctgggtttacaggcacgtgccatcacacctggctaatttttctttttttttttttttttttgagacggagtctcgctctgccgcccaggctggagtgcagtggccggatctcagctcactgcaagctccacctcccgggttcccgccattctcctgcctcagcctccccactagctgggactacaggcgcccgccacctcgcccggctagttttttgtatttttttagtagagacggggtttcaccatgttagccaggatggtctcgatctcccgacctcgtgatccgcccgtctcggcctcccaaagtgctgggattacaggcttgagccaccgcgcccggcctaatttttctatttttagtagaggtgaggtttcgccatgttggccaggctggtcttgaactcttgacctcgtgatccacctgccttggcctcccaaagtgctgggattacaggcgtgagccgccgcacatGGCTGGGAAGCTCCCATCTTTTACAATATACCTCCATGCTAACAGGAGGAGGAAACATGATACAGGTTGAGAGCTGTGGTTCTGGAATCAAATCCCACCTCTGCTGTATGAACTaaggcattatttatttatttatttatttagagacagagtctcactctatctcccaggctggagtgcagtggtgtgctctcagctcactgcaacctctgcctcccaagttcaagcaatactcttgcctcagcctcccgagtagctgggattacaggcatccgtcacaacgcccagctaatttttgtatttttagtacagacggggtttcaccacgttggccaggccggtctcgaacccctgatttcaagtgatctgcccgcctcagcctcccaaagtgctgggattacaggcgtgagccaccatgcccggctgaacTTAGGCACGTTTTTAAACCTCCAAGTGTTTCTCCACTTGTACATCGAGATGCAATGATAACAGGACCTATGTGTTCTGACAGGATTGTGAAGATTGAGATAATGCAGCTACCATTGACCAATGGCTATTATTTCATCAGAGTGAGGATGCTAAGAAAAAACCTGCTAGagagtatttctttcttttttttttttgagacagtctccctctgtcgcccaggctggagtgcagtggcccgatcttggctcactgcaacctccacccatgggttcaagcgattctcctgcctcagcctcccaagtagctgggactataggtggacaccaccacgcccaggtaattttttgtatttttagtagagataggtttcactgtgttggccaggctgatctcaaactcctggcctcaatctgcccacctcggcctcccaatgtgctgggattacaggcgtaagcacaccgcgcctggccaggaagtATTTCTTACTAAAAGAGACCCAGTGTATAAGCCTCCCCACAATTCCACACTTTGAAAAGGAATCATAGGTTGAATATTAAGAACACCCAACCCTACTATTCAAATTTGACCTGTGTTTATTTACATAAAGCCATGGATTTATAAAAACACTACTATCcttaaaaatgattttgtcaAGATAGTTGTTTGGCAGGATTTCTCATTTCACATTGAAACAGAATCACTtatagtcatgtgtcacttaactaCAGGGAAACATGAGGAGAAATGAgttattaggcaattttgttgttgtgCAAACATAACactgtacttacacaaacctagatggtatggccagctacacacctaggctatatggcatagcctattgctcctaggctacaaacctgtacagcatatgactgtactgaataccacaggcaactgtaacacaatggtaagtatttgggtatctaagcatagaaaaggtacagtaaaagtacagtatgaaagataaaaaatggtacacttaTATAGGACACTTtacatgaatggagcttgcaggactggaagttgctctgggtgagtcagtgagtggtgagtgaatatgaaggcctaggacattactatacactactgtagacttttttttttttttttcggagatggagtttcgctcttttgcccaggctggagtgcaatggtgcgatcttggctcaccgaaacctccccctccttagctcaagtgattctcctgcctcagcctcctgagtagcttggattacaggcatgcgccaccatgcccggctgccagctaattttttttttttagagtgcagcaatgcgatctcagctcactgcaacctccacctcctgggttcaagtgattctactgcctcagcctccctagtagctgggattacaggcacaagtcaccacacctggataagttttgtatttttagtagagatggttttgccatgttggccaggctggcttcgaactcctgacctcggatgatcctcttgccttagcctcccaaagtgctgggattagaaacATGAGTCACCATAcgcggcctaattttgtattttttgtagagacggggtttcaccatgttgatcaggctggtcttgaactcctgacctcaggtgatccacccgcctcggcctcccaaagtgctgggattacaggcatgagccactgcacccggcccctacTGTAGACTTCATACACACTACACATGTAAGCTACAATTTATAAAAcacttttctttattcaatatTAAATTAGCCTTAGTTTATTGTATCTTTTCaactttatacatttaaaaatttttaaactttttgactctATTTAATAACACTTGGCTTAAAAAACAAGCACATTGTGcaactgtacaaaaatattttcttcatattcttattctacaagcttttttttcttttttttttttttgagatgaagtctcgctctgtcgtccaaggtggagtgcagcagcacgatctcagctcactgcaacctccgcctcccaggttcaagcgattcctgtgcctctcagcctcctgagtagctgggattacaggtgcatgtcaccatgcccagctaatttttgtattttctgtagagacagggtttcaccatgttggctaggctggtctcaaactcctgacctcaagtgatctgcccgcctcagcctcccaaggtgttgggattacaggcgtgagtcaccacacctggccactataagcttttttttttttgagatggagtctcgctctgtcacccaggctggagtgcagtggctcgatctcggctcactgcaagctccacctcccgatttcatgccattctcctgcctcagcctcctgagtagctgggactacaggggcccgccaccacgcccggctaatttttttgtattttttttagtagagacggggtttcaccgtgttagccaggatggtcttgatcccttgacctcgtgatccgcctgcctcagcctcccaaagtgctgggattacaggcgtgagccaccgtgcccagccactgtAAGCTTTTTtccactaaaaaaattttttttaactttttaaacttctttattAAAGACtaagacacaaatacacacattagcTGAGGcccacacagggtcaggatcCTCAGTATCACTGTTTTCCACCTCCATGTTCTGTCCCAAGgaaaggtcttcagggacaataacatgcatgggactgtcatctcctatgataatgccttcttctggaatacctcctgaaggacctgcctgaggctgttttacaaatttttttttaagagacagcttCTAGACTGCCTCCTTGTTTCTGCTTCCGTACTCACAAAGTGATTGTCTGCTACAATTCCTGGGAAAATGTACACTGCATTCATGGTCACAGATAGGGGATACCATCcaccattttataaatgaataaacgaGTATTCTAGATTCTAGTTTAGACAGTGCGACAAAGAGTTTGTAATTCCTGTGGGGTCTGCAAGTGTGACCAACCAACTGGCAACAGTGCATCTGTGTCTTGGAGAGCCAAGCTACAGAAAGTTTGGGAGTGATGACTATGGAGGTGGCAGCTGAAGTGTGGAATTCATGAGGTTACCAGGAAGGAGACGAAaatgagaagaggagaaaagaaagctaAAGACAACCTTAGAGACTATTAATGTTCAAGCAACAAGTAAAGAACTCAAAAAGTGTAataaaaaggggccgggcgcagtggttcacacctataatcccagcacttcgggaggccaaggcgggaggatcccttgaagctgggagtttgagaccagtctgggcaacatagcaagatccccacctctacaaaaacttttaaaaaaattagctgggcatggtggtgtacatctgtagtcttagctactcaggaggctgaggcaggaggatcacttgagcccaggaattgaagactgcagtgagctatgatcatgccactgcatgtcATGCACCCCTTGctctgtgtgacagagcaagaacctgtctcttaataagaaaaaagaaaaagcataataaaaaggaaaggcCATATAGGTAGGAGAGAAGTGTGTGCTAATAAACCAAGGCAGGAGAGAGTTTCAAGGACGAAATGGTCAACAAGAGTTAAGTGCTGCAGAGACATCAGGTaagaagtataataaataaagttAAGTAAAATAATGCAATGATAAAGCAATGATCTCAGAAAAAGGAGTTTCAGAAGAGTTTAAGTGCAGAAGCCAGAATGCAGCAGGCTGACTGAGGAAACAATGGCAAGTGGGAGGGTAATGTGTAACGTAAACGTGGGAGACTCTCTCTACTAATTTTGTTTGAAAAGGAGAAAGGGCTCTGGCTAGAAGCAAAAAGTGGAAGACATGTAAATATGAATTTtacgctgggcacggtggctctggcctgtaatcccagcactttgggaggcagaggcgggctgatcacctgaggtcgggaattgaagaccagcctggccaacgtggagaaatcccatctctactaaaactacaaacaattagccgggagtggtggcggatgcctataatcccagctactcgggaggctgaggcaggagaatcgcttgaacctgggaggtggaggttgccgtgagccaagattacaccactgcattccagcctggacaacaagagactccgtctcaaagaaaacaaaacaaaacaaaacaaaacaaaacaaaaaacaacatgaATTTTAAAGGTCCCTGGGCATATTTTCAGAATGAAGGGAAagacccaggaaaaaaaaaactggttgaAGACAGAACAAAAAAGAGGGTAGAGATAAATGAAGGAGCAAGGTTTGGTATTCAGAACACGGTTTGAAAAATTAGCCTTAAAGGAAAAAAGGTAAGGAGATAACTTTGTTGACAGGGGGCTGAAAGCCAGTGAGTTCCTGACGATAGGGCTGGTTTCCACTTtcttgttaaaataataaaaacatttaaaagttgatGAGTACTTACCTCATTAAATCCTCACACTAACCCTGTGAGACTAGATGAGTGTTTCGAGTGTTTCTTAACCCTGGCAGCATATTAGAATCACCTCCAGAGCTtctaaaaaattttgtttttgtttttttgagatggagtctcactctgtcgcacaggttagagtgcagtggcacaatctcagctcactgcaacctccacctctcacgtccaagcaattctcctgcctcagcctcctgagaagctgagattccaggcgcacaccaccatgcccaactgatttttgtattttcagtagagacaaggtgtcaccatgttgggcaggctggtcttgaactcccgacctcaagtgatacacccacctcggcctcccaaagtgctgggatgacaggcatgagccacagagctCAGCCCTTCTAAAAAAGTTATCGAAGTCCAGGCCCctctcccagagattctgatgcaGTTCGTCTGGGCTGAGACCTAGGCACTGGTATTTTTTTAGGTGAATCTGATGTACTTCTAGTGTTGAGAACCATGGAATCAAGTTCTCTGTTGACTGATGGGAGTGGGGTGGTGGATGGCTACAGGTGGGTGGTAAAGGATTGCTGAGCAGCATTGAGGGCCTAGGTAAAGTTAGAGACCAAGTTTTAGTGGTCCCAATCCCCAAGGCTATGAGACTTTCCAGTAGGGCCCAGCAGTTCtggggagttttttgtttgtttgtttttttggttttttttaactgactgaacctccctcccttcctccctccctctctctctctctttctttccctttttgagatggagtctcactctgttgcccaggctggagtgcagtggggcaatcacggctcactgcaacctctgtctcgcaggttcaagcaattctcctgcctcagcctcccgagtagctgggattacaggcgcccgccaccacaccaggctaattttttgtatttttagtagaggcggggttttaccatattgaccaggccgatcttgaactcctgacctcaggtgatctgtgcgccttggccttccaaagtgccgggagtacaggcgtgagccaccggctgaatttttctttcttaagtaaCTGTTTCAAATTTAAGCCAAGCTACTGAAATAAGTTAATCTATGAGCAAATATAATACTCATATTGGaattattagtaaatattttatttacatacttATTAAAAATCAAGTATTAATACTTAAGTTGCCCCAAGGTAGACGTTTTCAAGGaaatctatcttttcttttcttttccttcctttctttcttttttattgatgcACAGTAGATGTACAATTTCAAGGTAATACAATAAtctaatacattcatataattggtaaagatcaaatcagtataCTTGGAATATCCATccccttaaatatttgtcttttctttatattagAACCACTCAAATTCTTCTCTTCTAACTATAGTTCTGATTTTAAGTGCATAGAAAGTAGACCATTGGACTGATCCTGAGTAGCAGGGAGGTGGATGCAGGGAGGtggtcaaaagaaaaagaaactggacCTCCTCAATCCAATGATCAAGCCCTTAGGCCTCATTTTGAGTGTGCAGGGGATAGGAAAACAAACATGAAGCCTAGGACAAAGTGGGGAGATTAGGGTGGGCTCGAGGGCTTGGGTGTCTGCGAGGAGAAGAACAGAGGAACAGGACTGGTGGagtcaggaagggaaggggaaggagggaagctGAGCTGTGGTCAGTGGGTGGGCCTCAGAATCTGCACAGCTTTTAGCGACGAAAGGGCAGGGTGTGGGCACAGGGGTGGGGTCTGAAGCAGAATGACAGAATGTGAAAGGAGCTGGAGGGTCCCGGGGTCCCTCACCGACTGGCGCCTTCAAAAAGCACTTGAAACAACCCAGctgtccttcaacaggtgaatggttCAACATACTACAGACATACATCATGGGATACAGGTTGAATATcatttatccaaaatgcttgggaccacaGTGTTTCGgatttgggaatatttgcattatacttaccagatgagcatccctaatctgaaaattcgAAATCTGAAATGCTATAATGAGCATTTACTTTGAGTgccatgtcagtgctcaaaaagtttcagattttacagcattttgcattttggatttttggattagggatactcaaccggTACTATTTAGCAATACAGAGGAATAAACTATTGATAAACAAAACCACTTGAATGAAATCTCCAGCAAATTATACTGGGTGAATAAAACCAAtcccaaaaggttacatactgtattattccattcatATAACATTCTTGACATTATAAAGttacacaaatggaaaacaggtaAGTTGCTGCCATGGGTtaagggggctgaggtggggcaggagggaagtGGGTATAGTTATAAAAGGCCAACAGGAGGGATCCTTGTAGTGGTAGGATTATCTGTATCTTGACTATACCAATGTCAATATCCTGTTTGTGCTATTGTACCATAGTTTACCATAGTTTTGTTAGGTGTTACCATTGGGAGAAACAAAGGAacacatattatttctttttctttttttctcttttagacaaagtctcattctgttgcccaggatggagtgcagtggcgtgatcatgactCGCTGacgcctcgaactcccaggctcaaacaatcatcctacctcagcctcccaagtagctgggactacaggcacacaccaccatgcccagctagatgtattatttcttacaagtACATGcgaatctataattatctcaaaataaaaggttttatgaaaaaaaatttaactctAATCTACTTTCCTAGTGAATAACGTGCCACTCCTTTCCA encodes:
- the LOC105464737 gene encoding peptidyl-prolyl cis-trans isomerase NIMA-interacting 4, with amino-acid sequence MRLSGICLGHAHGGVRGLERQLEQFRVQQQASKMPPKGKSGSGKAGKGGAASGSDSADKKAQGPKGGGNAVKVRHILCEKHGKIMEAMEKLKSGMRFNEVASQYSEDKARQGGDLGWMTRGSMVGPFQEAAFALPVSGMDKPVFTDPPVKTKFGYHIIMVEGRK